The Paenibacillus sp. FSL H7-0357 nucleotide sequence TTTCCCCTTCCGCAGTTTAGTCTGCGGAGGTGACGATCTCACATATCCGCATTGGCATAAAGAAATCGAAATTATTTACGTCACCAAAGGAAGACTAAATCTGGGAATAAATGATACCCCGATCCGGATGGAACAGGGTGAAATACAGTTCATCAATGGCGGAGATGTGCACTATTTCCTCGCCTCGCCTGAAAGTGAACGGTTTGTGATCCAGTTTGATCTCGGACTGTTTCAGGAGGTTACTGCGCTCGGCGGCAATGAATATTCGCTTCGCGATCTGTTCACAGAGATGGAGCAATCCAGTTCAAGCTGGCCGGAAGCGGTAGCAACGAAGGTGATTGGCCTTCTGGAGAGCATTTACGAGGAGGACACGCAGCGGCGTGAAGGCTATGCCTTTCTCATCAAGGCGAGACTGTTCGAGCTGCTGACGGTTATTATGCGGGAAGTGCCGAAGAATAGCAGCAACAGAGGGCCCAAGTTCTCGGAGGATACTCAGATCCAGTCGCGGGAAACGCTGGAACGGCTGGAGCGGATTTTCATCTATGTCGAGCAGCATTACCAGGAACCGATTACGCTAAACGAAGTAGCCGGACA carries:
- a CDS encoding AraC family transcriptional regulator — protein: MNIYLELPDVDKHFPFRSLVCGGDDLTYPHWHKEIEIIYVTKGRLNLGINDTPIRMEQGEIQFINGGDVHYFLASPESERFVIQFDLGLFQEVTALGGNEYSLRDLFTEMEQSSSSWPEAVATKVIGLLESIYEEDTQRREGYAFLIKARLFELLTVIMREVPKNSSNRGPKFSEDTQIQSRETLERLERIFIYVEQHYQEPITLNEVAGHMGFSPYYFTKLFKKNTGMTFVAFLNEYRLNKAKWILLNENLPMSAVAEAAGFGSVKTFHHFFKEATGISPLKYHKTIFRNNRARLQEESPSADL